CTCGATGGTCACCGAGTCGGCGTGCCCGTCGCTCACGGCGACCCGGGCGACGACGAGACCGGCGGGGGTGTCGAGGCGGATGGTCGTCACCGGCTCGACGACCTCCACGAGGCCGGTCTCGACGAGCACCGTCGCGACACCGATGGTCCCGTGCCCGCACATCGGCAGGCACCCCGAGACCTCGATGTAGACGACACCCCAGTCGCAGTCGTCGCGCGTGGGCGGCTGCAGGATCGCGCCGCTCATGGCGGCGTGCCCGCGCGGCTCGTTCATGAGCAGCTGCCGTAGACCGTCCAGGTGCTCGATGACGTGCAGGCGGCGCTCGTTCATCGTCGCCCCGGGCAGCACGCCGACGCCGTCGGTGACGACGCGGGTCGGCATCCCCTCGGTGTGCGAGTCGACGGCGGTGTAGACGGCGGCCCCGTCGCGCAGGCGCAGCCGCGGCTCGGTGGCGACCGCCGGGTGCGTGGCCGTCATCGCGCGGCGAGGTGGGCGAGGGCCTTCTCGGTGTCCTTGCGCACCTGGGCCTCGTGCTCGGGGGAGAGGGGGCCGCGCGGCGGGCGGGTGCGCCCGCCGTAGCTCTGGCCGGCGATGTCGATGCTCAGCTTGATGGCCTGGACGAACTCGGTGCGCGAGTCCCACCGGAAGACGGCCACGAGGTGCGAGTACAGCTCGCGCGCCTCGGCGATGCGGCCCTGCTGCACGAGCGAGTAGATCTCGACGGCCTCCTTGGGGAAGGCGTTGGGGTAGCCGGCGAACCAGCCGACCGCGCCGGCCACGAGCGACTCGAAGAGCAGGTCGTCGGCACCCGCGATGACGTCGATGTCGCACAGCTCCTGGATCTCCATGACCCGGCGGATGTCGGCCGAGAACTCCTTGATCGCGACGACGTTCTCGAGCTCGGCCAGCTCGGCGACGAGGTCGGGCGTCAGGTCGACCTTGGTGTCGAAGGGGTTGTTGTAGGCCATGATCGGCAGCCCGACCTCGTTGACCTTCGCGTAGTGCTCGACGACCTCGGCCCGGTTGGCGCGGTAGATGGTCGGGGGCAGCAGCAGCACGCCGTCGGCGCCGTCCTCCGCCGCGATGCGCGCCCAGTGCTGGGCCTGGTGCCAGCCGACGCCGTGCACGCCGGCGACGACGACACCGCGGCCGGCCACGGCCTCGACGGCGACCTGCACGACGCGGCGGCGCTCGTCGTCGGTGAGGGACGAGTACTCGCCGAGCGAGCCGTTGGGCCCGACGCCGCGGCAGCCGTTCGCGATGAGGAACTCGCAGTGCTCGGCGTAGCGGTCGTAGTCGACGGCGAGGCCGGCGGGGGCGGAGTCGTCCGCCTTGAACGGGAGGGTCGTCGCGACGACGACGCCGCCGAGGTCGATGGTGCTGCTCACGGGTGGGTCCTTTCGGTGGTGGCGCTGTGAGGTGCTCGTGCTCGTGCGTGGTCGTGGTCGGGTGAGTGCGGTGGGCCG
This is a stretch of genomic DNA from Terracoccus luteus. It encodes these proteins:
- a CDS encoding dihydrodipicolinate synthase family protein; protein product: MSSTIDLGGVVVATTLPFKADDSAPAGLAVDYDRYAEHCEFLIANGCRGVGPNGSLGEYSSLTDDERRRVVQVAVEAVAGRGVVVAGVHGVGWHQAQHWARIAAEDGADGVLLLPPTIYRANRAEVVEHYAKVNEVGLPIMAYNNPFDTKVDLTPDLVAELAELENVVAIKEFSADIRRVMEIQELCDIDVIAGADDLLFESLVAGAVGWFAGYPNAFPKEAVEIYSLVQQGRIAEARELYSHLVAVFRWDSRTEFVQAIKLSIDIAGQSYGGRTRPPRGPLSPEHEAQVRKDTEKALAHLAAR